In Podospora pseudopauciseta strain CBS 411.78 chromosome 3, whole genome shotgun sequence, one genomic interval encodes:
- a CDS encoding hypothetical protein (COG:T; COG:U; EggNog:ENOG503NY8Z), with the protein MAESSSAAAADAGAPNLNLTPEEKRVYGQLFRAADTENVGVVTGEVAVKFFEKTRLDSRILGEIWQIADKENRGFLTPAGFGIVLRLIGHAQAGREPTPELALQQGPIPRFDGFTPTPAPIPPPPALQAQATGAPGPIRIPPLTPEKVAQYAGLFERQPLQAGGMLPGDQAKQIFEKSGLPNEVLGRIWMLADTEQRGALVLTEFVIAMHLLSSMKTGALRGLPNILPAALYEAATRRAPLGASIPRQQSPTTATPPISAVPRQLTGPAPLQQMRTGSPLGRPPIVAQTTGDWLVTPQDKARFDQLYEELDKSKKGFITGEEAVGFFSQSNLSEDALAQIWDLADINSAGRLTRDEFAVAMYLIRQQRTKPGAHTLPTTLPANLIPPSMRAQVVRPPTATGASAFDAPPRPQPKPSALEDLFGLDDPQPPAPAQVALATGGSAGGDPFATSMSPVAPTSPARPSPNTSTFKPFVPSSSFGRGLTTQPTGGSNASAAGSVTSLPMRPPAPSFEDDLLGDAEPEVSKNLSSETTELANLSNQIGSLTKQVQDVQGQRAATQNELSQSSIQKKNFEQRLAQLRAMYEKEAQDVRSLETQLTASKNETKKLQTEFAMIDASYQDIQNQHRTVVAALQADQQENASLKERIRAVNAEIAQLKPQVEKLKSEARQQKGLVAINKKQLATNEGERDKLKTEVEELTKSNEELARQANSSSPGLAQVGSPALSTTSANNPFFRRTGSTDITGTFASPPIRSFSNQSFDDVFGPSLNVRDTSTPPPQPASAIPAQFTGTSTGSGSFATPGSSSPNVSRQATVATDSPTVPEPRQINSTFLPFPEPTDSLSTSRQASPALSRPETHQESQPIRAASPIEALKTGQSFASGSGSDRPRAPSAASDKPSNVFGSVPEETIQRPATSGNVDPFAVDQQKAKEDFESAFASFKQAKAAAPASSGADATKAFSTFNNEFPPISELERDDESDSESERGGFDDDFAPVSPATKPVEKSIESRSASPTITTKSAPDAAAAAGSSQSPAPEQQAASEKPAAATTASSTNLTKLSSSNVDDIFGSALAAQPAAAATNNRPSTATAPAPKGAFDDLDDDFEGLEDAKEGSADDDFANISRSGLDDFNPVFDSSPPPSQPKSDSAATSGAFGGESSFDFASLSTTSAANSTAGPVSASGPGKAKGDAHDWDAIFAGLDETPTASSVTLASGNENAKEAPARPAAGRALTEEGEHDDPLLKNLTSMGYSRTDALAALEKYDYNLERAANYLASQS; encoded by the exons ATGGCCGAATCATcttctgccgccgccgccgatgccG GGGCACCGAACCTCAATCTCACACCAGAAGAGAAACGAGTCTACGGCCAGCTGTTCCGAGCAGCTGATACAGAAAATGTTGGAGTTGTCACCGGAGAAGTTGCTGTCAAATTCTTTGAGAAGACAAGGCTAGATTCGAGAATCTTGGGCGAG ATTTGGCAGATTGCGGATAAAGAAAACAGAGGCTTCCTCACCCCGGCTGGGTTTGGCATCGTCTTGAGGCTCATTGGGCATGCGCAGGCCGGCCGGGAACCAACTCCTGAGCTGGCTCTTCAGCAAGGTCCTATTCCACGATTCGATGGCTTCACACCGACCCCTGCCCCTATTCCACCGCCGCCCGCGCTTCAGGCCCAGGCCACGGGCGCCCCAGGTCCCATTCGCATCCCACCGCTGACTCCGGAGAAGGTTGCCCAGTATGCTGGCTTGTTCGAGAGACAGCCTCTTCAGGCTGGCGGTATGCTTCCTGGAGACCAGGCCAAGCAAATCTTTGAGAAATCTGGTCTTCCCAACGAGGTCCTGGGTCGTATCTGGATGCTTGCCGACACCGAACAGCGCGGCGCCCTCGTCTTGACTGAATTCGTTATCGCCATGCACTTGCTTTCTTCCATGAAGACTGGCGCATTGCGCGGCTTGCCCAACATCCTGCCTGCGGCCCTTTACGAGGCGGCCACTCGCCGTGCACCGCTTGGCGCAAGCATCCCCAGACAACAGTCCCCCACAACGGCTACACCACCCATCTCGGCCGTCCCACGACAGCTCACCGGCCCAGCGCCCTTGCAGCAGATGCGCACCGGAAGTCCCCTTGGCCGCCCCCCGATTGTTGCGCAAACGACTGGAGACTGGCTGGTTACTCCACAGGACAAAGCTCGGTTTGATCAACTATACGAGGAGCTCGACAAGTCAAAGAAGGGATTCATTACTGGTGAAGAAGCTGTCGGGTTTTTCAGTCAGTCCAATCTTTCCGAGGATGCTCTGGCCCAGATTTGGGATCTGGCCGATATCAACTCTGCGGGCCGCTTGACCAGGGACGAGTTCGCCGTCGCCATGTATCTTATCCGACAGCAACGCACCAAGCCAGGCGCCCACACTTTGCcgaccaccctccccgccaacctcatcccaccGAGCATGCGGGCGCAGGTTGTTAGACCCCCAACAGCTACCGGCGCTTCAGCTTTTGACGCACCCCCACGACCTCAGCCAAAGCCATCTGCGCTCGAAGACTTGTTTGGGCTGGATGACCCTCAGCCGCCAGCGCCAGCTCAGGTGGCTTTGGCTACAGGCGGATCGGCTGGTGGTGATCCCTTCGCTACTAGCATGAGCCCTGTTGCCCCTACGTCACCAGCCAGACCGTCTCCCAACACCTCGACATTCAAGCCTTTTGTtccgtcctcttcctttgGCCGCGGCCTTACCACACAGCCTACCGGTGGCTCCAATGCGTCCGCTGCAGGTTCCGTGACTAGTCTCCCGATGAGACCTCCTGCTCCCTCCTTTGAAGACGACCTGCTTGGTGATGCCGAGCCCGAGGTTAGCAAGAACTTGTCGAGCGAGACTACTGAGCTTGCCAACCTGTCCAACCAGATTGGTTCTTTGACCAAGCAAGTGCAGGATGTGCAGGGTCAACGTGCGGCTACCCAGAATGAGCTCAGCCAGTCCAGCATCCAGAAGAAGAACTTTGAGCAGCGTCTGGCTCAGCTGCGCGCCATGTACGAGAAGGAAGCGCAGGATGTCCGGTCGCTCGAGACGCAGCTTACAGCCTCCAAGAATGAGACCAAGAAGCTCCAGACCGAGTTTGCCATGATTGATGCTAGCTATCAAGACATCCAGAACCAGCACCGAACCGTTGTGGCGGCCCTGCAGGCGGATCAACAGGAAAACGCAAGCCTTAAGGAGCGGATCCGGGCAGTGAATGCCGAGATTGCGCAGCTGAAGCCTCaggtcgagaagctcaagtcCGAGGCCAGACAGCAAAAGGGGCTTGTCGCTATCAACAAGAAGCAGCTCGCCACCAACGAGGGTGAACGGGACAAGCTGAAgacggaggtggaggagctcaCCAAGAGTAACGAGGAGCTTGCCCGCCAGGCCAACAGCAGTTCGCCTGGTTTGGCTCAAGTCGGAAGCCCGGCCCTTTCCACCACGAGCGCTAATAACCCTTTCTTCCGGAGGACAGGAAGCACCGATATCACCGGAACTTTTGCCTCACCCCCCATTCGGTCCTTTAGCAACCAGAGCTTCGATGATGTCTTTGGGCCCAGTCTGAACGTCCGTGATACGagcacccctccccctcagcccgCCAGTGCTATTCCAGCACAATTCACCGGAACCTCCACTGGCAGCGGATCGTTTGCGACACCTGGCTCGAGCAGCCCTAATGTTAGCCGCCAAGCCACCGTCGCGACCGACTCACCTACAGTCCCGGAACCTAGGCAGATCAACTCTACCTTTCTGCCATTTCCCGAACCCACCGACTCCCTGAGCACCTCCCGCCAGGCTTCGCCGGCCTTGAGCCGCCCCGAGACTCACCAGGAGTCCCAACCCATCAGGGCTGCTTCACCTATTGAGGCTCTCAAGACGGGACAGAGCTTTGCCTCTGGCTCGGGCTCCGACCGTCCGAGAGCCCCCTCGGCCGCTTCGGATAAGCCTTCCAACGTCTTTGGTTCTGTTCCCGAAGAGACGATTCAGCGTCCCGCCACCAGTGGTAACGTGGACCCCTTCGCCGTGGACCAAcaaaaggccaaggaggactTTGAGTCGGCCTTTGCCAGCTTCAAGcaggccaaggctgccgcCCCCGCCTCGTCGGGCGCGGATGCGACTAAGGCATTCTCAACCTTCAACAACGAGTTCCCTCCCATCTCGGAACTCGAGCGTGACGACGAATCGGACAGTGAGAGTGAGCGCGGCGGGTTCGACGATGACTTTGCGCCTGTTTCGCCGGCCACCAAGCCGGTCGAGAAGAGCATCGAGTCTCGATCTGCCTCCCCAACTATCACCACCAAGTCTGCACCAGACGCTGCTGCGGCCGCGGGATCCTCCCAGAGCCCAGCTCCTGAGCAGCAAGCTGCGAG CGAGAAACCTGCCGCCGCCACTACGGCCTCGTCCACTAACCTGACCAAGCTCTCCAGCTCGAATGTAGACGACATCTTTGGCTCAGCTCTCGCAGCCCagcctgctgccgctgcaACGAACAACCGCCCGAGCACTGCGACTGCTCCTGCGCCCAAGGGTGCGTTTGACGATCTTGATGACGATTTCGAGGGTCTCGAGGATGCCAAGGAGGGTTCCGCCGATGATGACTTTGCCAACATCTCCCGGTCCGGTCTCGACGACTTCAACCCCGTCTTTGACAGCAGCCCGCCGCCAAGCCAGCCCAAGAGCGACTCGGCCGCCACCAGCGGAGcctttggtggtgagagcAGCTTCGACTTCGCCTCACTATCGACCACTTCGGCCGCCAACAGCACCGCTGGTCCCGTGTCTGCTTCGGGCCCTGGCAAAGCCAAGGGTGATGCCCACGACTGGGATGCCATTTTTGCCGGTCTAGATGAGACCCCCACTGCATCGTCAGTGACGCTGGCCAGTGGCAACGAAAACGCCAAGGAGGCTCCGGCAAGGCCGGCTGCTGGGAGGGCGctgacggaggagggggagcacgATGATCCGCTCCTGAAGAACCTCACGAGTATGGGGTACTCCCGGACGGATGCGCTAGCGGCGCTGGAGAAGTATGATTACAATTTGGAGAGG GCTGCGAATTATCTTGCCAGTCAGTCTTAG
- the DPH3 gene encoding Diphthamide biosynthesis protein 3 (EggNog:ENOG503P6N3; COG:S): protein MADEDEQLSIYDEVEIEDMTFDEALQTYHYPCPCGDKFEIALCDLQDGADIAVCPSCSLMIRVIFEVEDLPGGGGQGVEGGKAVAVSA, encoded by the coding sequence ATGGCCGACGAAGACGAGCAGCTCTCCATCTACGACGAGGTCGAGATCGAGGACATGACGTTTGACGAGGCGCTGCAGACGTACCACTACCCGTGTCCTTGCGGCGACAAGTTTGAGATTGCGCTTTGCGACTTGCAGGACGGGGCGGACATTGCTGTCTGTCCGAGTTGCAGCTTGATGATTAGGGTTATttttgaggtggaggatttgcccgggggaggagggcagggggttgagggggggaaggcAGTGGCTGTTTCTGCTTAG
- the CDC60 gene encoding cytosolic leucyl tRNA synthetase (EggNog:ENOG503NUN2; COG:J; BUSCO:EOG092601KZ), whose protein sequence is MADTTLPKAMETLAVSSKTKELRGTEKRDTLIEIEKRYQQKWEEDHVFEVDAPSIDEFPLESITADELREKFPKFFGTIAYPYMNGRLHAGHAFSFSKIEFHAGYARMQGKRTLFPLGYHCTGLPIKASADKLVKEVQMFGRDFENYKEEDEVEEAPVAAKGPKDDLSKFNAKKGKAAAKTVKAKYQFQILNSVGIPLEEIHHFADPQYWLQFFPPECKKDLTNFGARIDWRRQFVTTDANPYYDAFVRWQMVRLKELEKIKFGKRYTIYSIKDGQPCMDHDRSEGEGVLPQEYTALKLKVVEWAPKAAEAVKGKIPEDAKVYLVPATLRAETMYGQTCCFVGPSITYGLYKASDKEYFVITERAARNMAYQGIFEKEGVPEKAADVLGSDLIGTVVNAPLSFHKEVRVLPMESVLATKGTGVVTSVPSDSPDDYAMVTELAKKADFYGIKKEWAELEIIPIIQTPTSDLLAPYLVKKLKIASPKDAKQLLEAKELAYKEGFYQGVMKVGEFAGEKVEAAKPKVREQLIKAGEAFAYSEPENKVVSRSGDECTVALMDQWYIDYGEDSWRTIAYDYVENKDGKGLETYSPDTQHAFKGVLNWLKQWACARTYGLGSKLPWDPTFLVESLSDSTIYMAYYTLVPWLHTDLFGREQGKGKIAPEQMIDEVWDYVFARTQLTDELVTKSGIPKETLQGMRRDFEYFYPLDLRVSGKDLIPNHLTFWLYNHIALFPREFWPKSVRANGHLQLNGAKMAKSTGNFMTLDDVVKKYGADAARVALADAGDTIADSNFVEDVADNTILRFYTNKEWIEETVKDESLRTGELNDFQDVLFDNEMNALVAEAKKHYEETSYKLALKAGHYDFLNARDTYREACTAAGIPLHKDLVFKYIRLQALLLTPIAPHWADFVWQEILGEKTSIQFARWPDVPASDAGLTAAREYVRQTSSNINSAEASQLKKMAKGRQSDFDPKKPKKLTIFLTEDFPTWQAKYIELLKEVWDPATNSQKIDDKELNGRIGKMGEMKKAMPFVQALKKRLRDGEPASAVLERKLAFDEKKTLLAMVPGLKRAAGLESVQIVAVQEGSKQGKDLTANGAEVEVTAPVAEAALPGQPSFFFTNV, encoded by the exons ATGGCAGACACCACCCTGCCCAAGGCCATGGAGACCTTGGCTGTCTCCTCCAAGACCAAGGAGCTCAGGGGTACCGAGAAGAGAGATACCCTTATTGAGATTGAAAAG AGATACCAGCAAAAGTGGGAAGAGGACCATGTGTTCGAGGTCGATGCGCCATCTATCGACGAGTTTCCCCTGGAGTCCATCACCGCCGATGAGCTGCGCGAGAA GTTCCCCAAGTTCTTTGGTACAATCGCATACC CTTATATGAACGGCCGTCTCCACGCTGGCCATGCTTTCAGCTTCAGCAAGA TCGAGTTCCACGCCGGTTACGCCAGGATGCAGGGCAAGCGTACCCTGTTCCCCCTCGGTTACCACTGCACCGGTCTTCCCATCAAGGCCTCCGCCGACAAGCTCGTGAAGGAAGTCCAAATGTTCGGTCGTGATTTCGAGAACtacaaggaggaggacgaggttgaggaggctCCTGTCGCTGCCAAGGGGCCAAAGGACGACTTGTCCAAATTCAAtgccaagaagggcaaggccGCGGCGAAGACCGTCAAGGCCAAGTATCAGTTCCAGATCCTCAACTCTGTCGGCATCCCGCTGGAGGAGATTCACCACTTCGCCGACCCTCAGTACTGGCTCCAGTTCTTCCCACCAGAGTGCAAGAAGGATCTCACCAACTTTGGTGCCCGTATCGACTGGAGACGTCAGTTCGTAACGACCGATGCCAACCCCTACTACGATGCCTTCGTCAGGTGGCAAATGGTCCGCTTgaaggagctcgagaagatcaAGTTCGGCAAGCGTTACACAATCTACTCCATCAAGGACGGCCAGCCCTGCATGGACCACGACCGAAgtgaaggtgagggtgtCCTCCCTCAGGAGTACACTGCTCTCAAGCTCAAGGTCGTTGAGTGGGCTCCCAAGGCCGCCGAGGCTGTCAAAGGCAAGATTCCCGAGGACGCCAAGGTGTACCTTGTGCCTGCTACCCTCAGAGCCGAGACCATGTATGGTCAAACCTGCTGCTTTGTCGGCCCCAGCATCACCTACGGTTTGTATAAGGCTTCTGATAAGGAGTACTTTGTCATCACCGAGCGTGCTGCCAGAAACATGGCGTACCAGGGCATCTTCGAGAAGGAGGGCGTTCCTGAAAAGGCCGCCGATGTCTTGGGCTCTGACCTTATCGGAACCGTCGTAAATGCTCCTCTATCTTTCCACAAGGAGGTTCGCGTTTTACCCATGGAGTCTGTCCTTGCTACCAAGGGTACCGGTGTGGTCACATCCGTGCCGTCCGACTCCCCAGATGATTATGCTATGGTTACTGAGCTTGCCAAGAAGGCCGACTTCTACGGCATCAAGAAGGAATGGGCTGAGCTGGAGATTATCCCCATCATTCAGACCCCTACCTCCGATCTTCTGGCTCCCTACCTCGTTAAGAAGCTCAAGATTGCCTCTCCCAAGGATGCCAAGCAGCTTctggaggccaaggagcttGCGTACAAGGAGGGTTTCTACCAGGGTGTCATGAAGGTCGGCGAGTTTGCCGGCGAGAAGGTTGAGGCTGCCAAGCCCAAGGTCAGAGAGCAGCTGATCAAGGCTGGTGAGGCTTTTGCCTACTCCGAGCCCGAGAACAAGGTCGTGTCCAGATCCGGTGATGAGTGCACTGTTGCTCTCATGGACCAGTGGTACATTGACTATGGCGAGGACTCATGGCGCACTATTGCCTATGACTATGTCGAGAACAAGGATGGCAAGGGTCTCGAGACCTACTCTCCTGACACTCAGCATGCCTTCAAGGGAGTGCTTAACTGGCTGAAGCAGTGGGCTTGCGCGAGAACCTATGGCCTGGGCTCCAAGCTTCCTTGGGATCCTACCTTCCTTGTGGAGAGTTTGAGTGATTCTACGATCTACATGGCCTACTACACTCTTGTGCCATGGCTTCACACCGACTTGTTCGGCCGCGAgcagggcaagggcaagattGCCCCTGAGCAGATGATTGATGAGGTCTGGGACTATGTCTTTGCCAGGACACAGTTGACTGATGAGCTCGTTACCAAGTCCGGTATCCCCAAGGAGACCCTTCAGGGGATGCGCAGAGATTTCGAGTACTTCTACCCTCTTGACCTCCGTGTCAGCGGTAAGGACTTGATTCCCAACCATCTCACCTTCTGGCTCTACAACCACATTGCCCTCTTCCCCCGCGAGTTCTGGCCCAAGTCCGTCCGTGCCAACGGCCATCTCCAGCTCAACGGTGCCAAGATGGCCAAGTCCACTGGCAACTTCATGACTTTGGATGACGTCGTCAAGAAGTACGGTGCCGATGCCGCCCGTGTGGCTCTTGCCGATGCTGGCGATACCATTGCCGACTCCAACTTCGTCGAGGATGTTGCCGACAACACCATTCTCCGATTCTACACCAACAAGGAGTGGATCGAGGAGACTGTCAAGGACGAGAGTCTGAGAACTGGTGAGCTCAACGACTTCCAGGACGTCTTGTTCGACAACGAGATGAACGCCCTGGTTGctgaggccaagaagcactACGAGGAGACCTCGTACAAGCTTGCCCTCAAGGCCGGCCATTACGACTTCCTCAACGCCCGTGACACCTACCGTGAGGCCTGTACCGCTGCCGGTATTCCTCTTCACAAGGACCTCGTGTTCAAGTACATCAGGCTCCAGGCTCTTCTGCTCACCCCCATTGCCCCTCACTGGGCCGACTTCGTCTGGCAAGAGATTCTCGGCGAGAAGACTTCCATTCAGTTCGCCAGGTGGCCTGACGTGCCTGCTTCGGACGCTGGCCTCACGGCGGCCCGCGAGTACGTCCGCCAGACGTCCTCCAACATCAACTCTGCTGAGGCTTCTCAGCTCAAGAAGATGGCCAAGGGCAGACAAAGTGACTTTGAccccaagaagcccaagaagctCACAATTTTCTTGACTGAGGACTTCCCCACGTGGCAGGCCAAGTACATTGAGCTGCTGAAGGAGGTCTGGGATCCGGCTACCAACAGCCAAAAGATTGACGACAAGGAGCTTAACGGCCGCATCGGCAAGATGGGCgagatgaagaaggccaTGCCTTTTGTGCAGGCCCTGAAGAAGCGTCTGAGAGATGGCGAGCCTGCCAGCGCTGTGCTGGAGCGCAAGCTGGCgtttgatgagaagaagactcTTTTG GCCATGGTCCCAGGTCTCAAGCGCGCTGCCGGTCTCGAGTCAGTCCAGATCGTTGCCGTGCAGGAGGGAAGCAAGCAGGGCAAGGACCTGACTGCCAATGgtgcggaggtggaggtcACTGCTCCTGTTGCCGAAGCTGCCCTGCCCGGCCAGCCAAGCTTCTTCTTTACCAACGTATAG
- a CDS encoding hypothetical protein (EggNog:ENOG503P72Z), with amino-acid sequence MFPTLIRRLAQAPKPQILESAAKAATEVPKTKLKKVWPPDMMTMSPQQQLRFEKKYKRRLKMATLRPGWDKGVRLAQYFTITFVLVYTALFMDWKEMPNPYGGIRESFWGFFGSFTEDTRTLEPAQQPKPKRP; translated from the exons ATGTTCCCCACACTCATCAGACGCCTTGCACAGGCGCCCAAACCGCAAATACTCGAATCCGCAGCCAAAGCCGCAACCGAAGTACCCAAAACGAAGCTCAAGAAAGTCTGGCCACCTGACATGATGACCATGtcaccgcagcagcagctcaggTTTGAGAAGAAGTACAAAAGGAGGCTTAAGATGGCAACCCTCCGACCAGGGTGGGATAAGGGCGTGCGGTTGGCGCAATACTTTACAATCACAT TTGTGCTTGTATATACGGCCCTCTTTATGGATTGGAAGGAAATGCCGAATCCTTATGGCGGA ATTCGGGAGTCATTTTGGGGATTCTTCGGCTCCTTTACCGAAGATACAAGAACGCTGGAACCTGCCCAGcagcccaagcccaagagACCTTAG
- the APS3 gene encoding Sigma-adaptin 3A (EggNog:ENOG503P0ZV; COG:U; BUSCO:EOG09265FGA), giving the protein MINAFLVFNGQGQPRLTKFYTQLETSIQQRLISEIFTLVSNRAPGSCNFLPLPPLLAASGTSSSSSSATEQNDVPSLVTYRHYATLYFIVISTSTESPLALIDLIQVYVEALDRLFENVCELDLIFNFETLHATLGEMIVGGVVIETNMERIVAGVRAQGAVAKRPVNEGSRGGGGAGLGAMAAAGFQGMGGNFVWHGR; this is encoded by the exons ATGATCAACGCATTCCTAGTCTTCAACGGCCAAGGCCAGCCTCGCCTAACAAAGTTCTACACCCAACTG GAAACCTCCATCCAGCAACGGCTCATCTCCGAGATCTTCACCTTGGTTTCCAACCGCGCCCCCGGATCCTGCAACTTCCTGCCTTTACCACCCTTACTGGCCGCCTCAGGcacctcctcgtcctcctcctcggccacaGAACAGAATGATGTCCCCTCCCTCGTAACCTACCGTCACTACGCTACACTCTACTTCATTGTCATTTCAACATCTACCGAGTCCCCACTGGCACTAATCGATCTTATTCAAGTCTATGTTGAGGCGCTGGACAGATTATTTGAGAACGTCTGTGAGCTGGACCTGATCTTCAACTTTGAGACGTTACATGCTACACTGGGCGAGATGATCGTGGGCGGCGTGGTAATAGAGACGAATATGGAGCGCATTGTTGCGGGTGTAAGGGCACAAGGAGCAGTGGCCAAGAGGCCGGTCAATGAGGGATCAAggggtggcggaggggcAGGACTGGGAGctatggctgctgctggattCCAGGGAATGGGTGGGAACTTTGTCTGGCATGGCAGGTGA